The following coding sequences are from one Prochlorococcus sp. MIT 0604 window:
- a CDS encoding TM0106 family RecB-like putative nuclease, with protein MNSLHLKSFTRCKRKAWLDFKGKKSYEVWSPHKAIDKINQFQIFSEFCNGEIYTGLKACENGYQGVIGLKIKGNLFQNINVEILPQLLLKTKGKSKWGQYKYLPAVYKLGHKTTKEHLFDLAFCSMFLESFQESKIEKGLVLSSFYKKVKVEEIYLNKKLRKKVLNVLLNLNECLEGSIPEITQDRKKCTICSWQKFCDKEAKEKGYLTDIDGIGSKTASLLKANGITNTQTLASYSEKQLGEKLYKFKDQKYEKASIFVKQAQAYISGEPYFISNKNNTEDLLEKICSGFYIFDIESNPDEKHDFLYGFLKVNNLSIKKEDLIYEPILNLKNNKGESYRQIIEVLFSNKEWPVLHYGETERISIINIAKELNFSFEEIDSLSSRFIDLHTLIRKSWILPLKKYGLKNVSNWLGFEWAQKNVSGSKALYWWIQYQITENQIFLKKIIQYNKDDCFATLQIAEYLIKDRLKKN; from the coding sequence TTGAATTCACTTCATTTAAAAAGTTTTACAAGATGCAAAAGAAAAGCATGGCTCGATTTTAAGGGTAAAAAATCTTATGAAGTTTGGTCTCCCCATAAAGCAATAGATAAAATTAATCAGTTTCAAATTTTCTCTGAATTTTGTAATGGTGAAATATATACAGGATTAAAAGCCTGTGAAAATGGTTATCAAGGGGTAATTGGATTAAAAATCAAAGGAAATCTTTTCCAAAATATAAACGTAGAGATACTTCCACAATTACTTTTAAAGACTAAAGGTAAAAGTAAATGGGGACAATATAAATATTTACCTGCTGTTTATAAGTTAGGCCACAAAACAACTAAGGAACATTTATTCGACTTAGCTTTTTGTTCTATGTTTTTGGAATCTTTTCAAGAATCTAAAATTGAGAAAGGATTAGTACTTTCAAGTTTTTATAAAAAAGTTAAAGTTGAAGAAATTTATTTAAATAAAAAATTAAGAAAAAAAGTTTTAAATGTTTTATTAAATTTGAATGAATGCTTGGAGGGATCTATACCAGAAATAACTCAAGATAGAAAAAAATGTACTATTTGTTCTTGGCAAAAATTTTGTGATAAAGAAGCAAAAGAAAAAGGATATCTAACAGATATAGATGGAATAGGTTCCAAAACGGCCTCGTTACTCAAAGCAAATGGAATAACTAATACCCAAACATTAGCTTCTTACAGCGAAAAACAACTTGGAGAGAAATTATATAAATTCAAAGATCAGAAATATGAAAAAGCATCCATATTTGTAAAGCAAGCGCAAGCATATATCTCTGGAGAACCATATTTCATTTCTAATAAAAATAATACGGAAGATCTATTAGAAAAAATATGTTCGGGATTTTATATATTTGATATTGAGTCAAATCCAGATGAAAAGCATGATTTTTTATATGGGTTTTTAAAAGTAAATAATTTGTCTATAAAAAAAGAAGATCTTATTTATGAACCAATCTTAAATCTTAAAAACAATAAAGGAGAATCTTACAGGCAAATTATTGAAGTACTTTTTTCAAACAAGGAATGGCCAGTTTTGCATTACGGAGAAACTGAAAGAATATCAATAATTAATATTGCTAAAGAACTAAATTTTAGTTTTGAAGAAATTGATTCACTTTCCTCCAGATTTATTGACTTACATACCTTAATAAGAAAGTCTTGGATATTACCACTAAAAAAATATGGCTTAAAAAATGTTTCTAATTGGCTTGGATTTGAATGGGCGCAGAAAAATGTAAGTGGCTCTAAAGCACTTTATTGGTGGATTCAATATCAAATTACAGAAAACCAAATATTTTTAAAGAAAATTATCCAATATAATAAAGATGATTGTTTTGCTACTCTACAAATTGCAGAATATTTAATCAAAGATCGATTAAAGAAAAATTGA
- a CDS encoding phosphoglucomutase/phosphomannomutase family protein: MTPDKLDKIKFGTDGWRGIIGFDFNLSNLSRVVVAACQELHYQYYKEVNSKKIIIGYDRRFMACEFAKQIVPFVRGCGFEPILSDSFVTTPSCSFYAKEVGCLGALVITASHNPYNWLGLKIKSFNGCSVDESFTSEVEKRLMLGNSIEKIDGINQLVDIKKFHLDRIKSLFDIDFISKRLKKMKLRIFVDSMHGSAANCMAEIFAANDLEVISEIRKDADPFFGGKPPEPLLNYADDLKQILMKNSTNEVKTLGIIFDGDGDRIAAIDEKGRYSSTQDLLPYFICYLGEIKNNSYPVLKTVSGSDIIKNISESQNRDVFELPVGFKYIAEKMIKEKIFIGGEESGGVGFGDFMPERDALYAAMVLLNGIAEKSQYLYETLDEIQEDFGPSFYKRIDIKFPNQSEKNNVKEFIIDNIPENINNHKLKSISKIDGIKLRIDKNFWLLFRFSGTEPLLRLYCEAPKESYLIEVLEWGQEFINLTGK, from the coding sequence TTGACACCTGATAAATTAGATAAGATAAAATTTGGAACTGATGGTTGGAGAGGCATTATTGGTTTTGATTTTAACCTTTCCAATCTTTCAAGGGTTGTTGTCGCTGCATGTCAGGAGTTGCATTATCAATACTATAAAGAAGTTAATTCAAAGAAAATTATTATTGGATATGATCGTAGATTTATGGCTTGTGAATTCGCAAAGCAAATAGTGCCTTTTGTAAGAGGATGCGGTTTCGAACCGATCTTATCTGATAGCTTTGTTACAACACCCTCTTGTAGTTTCTATGCCAAAGAAGTCGGTTGTCTTGGAGCGTTAGTAATTACAGCAAGTCATAATCCATATAATTGGCTAGGTCTGAAAATAAAGAGCTTTAATGGATGTTCTGTTGACGAATCTTTTACAAGTGAAGTTGAAAAAAGATTAATGCTTGGAAATTCAATTGAAAAAATAGATGGTATTAATCAATTGGTAGATATTAAGAAATTTCATTTAGATAGAATTAAATCCCTTTTTGATATTGACTTTATTTCTAAGAGATTAAAAAAAATGAAATTGCGAATTTTTGTAGATTCTATGCATGGTTCAGCTGCAAATTGTATGGCTGAGATTTTTGCTGCTAATGATTTAGAAGTTATTTCAGAAATCAGGAAAGATGCTGATCCTTTTTTTGGAGGAAAACCTCCTGAACCTCTTTTGAATTATGCAGATGATCTAAAACAAATACTAATGAAAAATTCAACAAATGAAGTGAAAACTTTAGGAATTATATTTGATGGTGATGGTGATAGAATTGCGGCAATTGATGAAAAAGGAAGATACTCTAGTACTCAAGATTTACTCCCATATTTTATTTGCTATTTGGGCGAAATTAAAAATAATTCTTATCCAGTTTTAAAGACTGTTAGTGGTTCAGATATTATTAAAAATATATCAGAGAGTCAAAATAGAGATGTTTTTGAACTTCCAGTTGGCTTTAAATATATTGCTGAAAAAATGATTAAAGAAAAAATATTTATTGGAGGAGAGGAATCTGGGGGCGTTGGTTTTGGTGACTTTATGCCTGAAAGAGATGCTCTATATGCAGCGATGGTTTTATTAAATGGAATTGCTGAAAAATCTCAATATTTATATGAAACTTTAGATGAAATACAAGAAGATTTTGGGCCAAGTTTTTATAAAAGAATTGATATTAAATTTCCAAATCAGTCAGAAAAAAATAACGTAAAAGAATTTATCATAGATAATATTCCAGAGAATATTAATAATCACAAGTTAAAAAGTATCTCAAAGATCGATGGAATAAAGTTGAGAATTGATAAAAATTTTTGGCTTCTGTTTAGGTTTTCAGGAACGGAACCTCTTTTAAGGTTATATTGTGAAGCACCAAAAGAATCTTATCTAATTGAGGTATTAGAGTGGGGTCAAGAATTTATAAATTTGACAGGAAAATAA
- the rdgB gene encoding RdgB/HAM1 family non-canonical purine NTP pyrophosphatase has product MKNLFLASKNKGKIEEYKKLLAGVNCKLLLQPESLEVEEDGLTFRDNAIKKASEVSRITNNFSIADDSGICIESLGGKPGIYSSRYAENDQKRIERVLRELDGVQNRSAFFIANICVCSPNGEVIIESEAKCHGKIILNPRGKSGFGYDPIFEESSTRLTFAEMNNDIKESCSHRGKALKKIIPDLIEIFS; this is encoded by the coding sequence ATGAAAAATTTATTTTTGGCGAGTAAGAATAAAGGTAAAATTGAAGAATATAAGAAATTGCTTGCTGGAGTTAATTGTAAATTGTTACTCCAGCCAGAATCATTAGAAGTTGAAGAGGATGGACTGACATTTAGAGATAATGCAATTAAAAAAGCGAGTGAAGTTTCGAGAATAACGAATAATTTTTCAATAGCAGATGATTCAGGAATTTGTATTGAATCACTAGGTGGTAAGCCTGGCATTTACTCATCTAGATATGCAGAAAATGATCAGAAGAGAATTGAACGAGTTTTAAGAGAACTTGATGGAGTTCAAAATAGAAGTGCTTTCTTTATTGCTAATATTTGTGTTTGTTCCCCAAATGGTGAAGTGATTATTGAATCTGAGGCTAAATGTCATGGCAAAATTATTTTAAACCCCAGAGGAAAAAGTGGTTTTGGGTATGACCCAATTTTTGAGGAGAGTTCTACCAGATTAACTTTCGCAGAAATGAATAATGATATTAAAGAATCTTGTAGTCATAGAGGTAAAGCATTAAAAAAAATTATTCCAGATTTAATTGAAATTTTTTCTTAA
- a CDS encoding carotenoid oxygenase family protein has protein sequence MTNLQDKKIDKFNIFKKEDWSSAYQNVEKELTKEPLKISKGNNIKNLNGTLLRNGPGILERGGQWVHHPFDGDGMITSIKFENGQPFLTNRFVKTKGYLEEEKIDKFIYRGVFGTQKNGGILNNVLDLNFKNIANTHVIKLGDEILALWEAAGPHAMDPDSLETIGLTTLKGVLKPNEAFSAHPKTDLNSNASSELLVTFGVQTGPKSTIRLMEFNNAGTNSGELIFDRKDTFNGFAFLHDFAITTNWAIFLQNAIDFNPLPFVMGQRGAAQCLKSNPNKKSKFFIIPRESGLFRGQAPLTIDAPEGFVFHHINAFEKDSKIVLDSIFYDDFPSVGPDENFRDIDFDKYPEGKLKRSIIDLKKKTCELETFSEQCCEFAVVNPKNLGLKATFSWMASTSQKLGNAPLQAIKKINLTSKEEIFWSAGPSGFVSEPIMVPSENSLKEDEGFLFILLWNGERRGSDLVILDAKDLKELAVYELPISIPHGLHGSWVN, from the coding sequence GTGACTAATTTACAAGATAAAAAAATTGATAAATTTAATATTTTTAAAAAAGAAGATTGGTCAAGTGCTTATCAAAATGTAGAAAAGGAGCTAACTAAAGAGCCTCTAAAAATTAGCAAAGGTAATAATATTAAAAATTTAAATGGAACACTATTAAGAAATGGACCAGGAATATTAGAGAGAGGTGGACAATGGGTTCATCATCCATTTGATGGTGATGGGATGATAACATCCATAAAATTCGAAAATGGTCAGCCATTCTTAACAAATAGATTTGTTAAGACTAAAGGCTATTTGGAAGAAGAAAAAATAGATAAATTTATTTATAGAGGTGTTTTTGGAACACAAAAAAATGGAGGAATCTTAAACAATGTGTTAGATCTAAATTTCAAGAATATCGCTAATACACATGTCATTAAATTAGGAGATGAAATTCTCGCATTATGGGAAGCAGCGGGTCCACATGCAATGGATCCTGATAGTCTTGAAACTATTGGTTTAACAACATTAAAAGGAGTACTCAAGCCTAACGAAGCATTCAGTGCTCATCCCAAAACAGACCTAAACTCAAATGCATCTTCAGAACTTTTAGTCACTTTTGGAGTACAAACAGGGCCAAAAAGTACCATTAGATTAATGGAGTTTAATAATGCTGGTACAAATTCTGGAGAGCTCATTTTTGATAGGAAAGATACCTTTAATGGCTTTGCATTCCTTCATGACTTCGCCATTACAACTAATTGGGCAATATTTTTACAGAATGCTATTGATTTCAATCCTCTTCCATTTGTAATGGGCCAAAGAGGAGCAGCACAATGTCTAAAGTCAAACCCAAATAAAAAGTCAAAGTTTTTTATCATCCCCAGAGAAAGTGGATTATTTAGAGGACAGGCTCCTTTAACAATAGATGCTCCAGAAGGATTCGTTTTTCATCATATAAACGCATTTGAAAAAGATTCCAAAATCGTATTAGATAGTATTTTTTATGATGATTTCCCATCAGTTGGTCCAGACGAGAATTTCAGGGATATTGACTTTGATAAATATCCAGAAGGAAAACTGAAAAGATCAATTATCGATCTAAAGAAAAAAACTTGTGAACTTGAAACTTTCAGTGAACAATGTTGTGAATTTGCTGTTGTTAATCCTAAAAACTTAGGATTAAAAGCAACTTTTAGTTGGATGGCAAGCACATCTCAAAAGCTGGGGAACGCTCCACTTCAAGCAATAAAAAAAATAAATTTAACTTCTAAGGAAGAGATTTTCTGGTCAGCAGGTCCAAGTGGATTTGTTAGTGAACCAATTATGGTTCCATCAGAAAACTCTTTAAAAGAAGATGAGGGATTTTTATTTATACTTCTATGGAACGGAGAAAGAAGAGGAAGCGATTTAGTGATACTAGACGCAAAAGACTTAAAAGAATTAGCTGTTTATGAATTACCCATTTCAATTCCTCATGGCCTTCATGGATCTTGGGTTAATTGA
- the hisB gene encoding imidazoleglycerol-phosphate dehydratase HisB — translation MSALRQSKIKRKTNETDISVFINLDGNGICEIDTGIPFLDHMLHQISSHGLFDLKIKAIGDTHIDDHHTNEDVGIALGKAFSKALGERKGISRFGHFFAPLDEALVQVTLDCSGRPHLSYDLQLKAPRIGNYDTELVREFFIAFVNNSGITLHINQIRGSNSHHIVEACFKAFSRAMRMATERDPRRSDSIPSSKGMLEKQ, via the coding sequence ATGTCAGCTCTAAGGCAATCTAAAATAAAAAGAAAAACGAATGAAACAGATATTTCTGTATTTATAAACTTAGACGGAAATGGAATTTGTGAGATTGATACCGGGATACCATTCTTAGATCATATGCTTCATCAAATATCCAGTCATGGTTTGTTCGATTTAAAAATAAAAGCAATTGGAGATACCCATATTGATGATCATCATACAAATGAAGATGTAGGAATTGCATTAGGCAAAGCATTTTCAAAAGCCTTGGGAGAAAGAAAAGGAATAAGCAGATTTGGACATTTCTTTGCCCCATTAGATGAAGCATTAGTTCAAGTCACTTTAGACTGCTCTGGTAGACCGCATCTATCTTATGATCTTCAATTAAAAGCCCCTAGAATAGGAAATTATGATACTGAACTAGTAAGAGAGTTTTTTATTGCCTTTGTAAATAACAGCGGTATTACTCTGCATATTAATCAAATACGAGGAAGTAATTCACATCACATAGTTGAGGCATGCTTTAAAGCTTTTTCAAGAGCAATGAGAATGGCTACTGAGAGAGATCCAAGAAGATCTGATTCAATTCCAAGCAGTAAAGGAATGTTAGAAAAACAATAA
- the fabI gene encoding enoyl-ACP reductase FabI, translated as MLLNLTGKKILVTGIANNRSIAWGIAQQLSKAGAELGITYLPDDKGRFESKVRELTKPLNPSLFLPLDVQNPAQIEEIFKNIKDNWGKIDGLVHCLAFAGRDELIGDYSATTSEGFDRALNISAYSLAPLCKAAKPLFSDGAGVVSLTYLGSERAIPNYNVMGVAKAALEASVRYLSAELGPEKQVRVNAISAGPIRTLASSAIGGILDMIHNVEEKAPLRRTVTQTEVGNTAAFLLSDLSSGISGQTIYVDAGYCINGM; from the coding sequence ATGCTTCTAAATCTAACTGGCAAAAAAATTCTTGTTACAGGAATTGCTAACAATCGTTCAATAGCATGGGGTATCGCTCAACAACTTTCAAAAGCTGGCGCAGAACTTGGAATCACATATTTGCCTGATGATAAGGGAAGATTCGAGTCTAAAGTTAGAGAACTAACTAAACCTTTAAACCCATCTTTATTTTTGCCTCTTGATGTTCAAAATCCAGCTCAAATTGAAGAAATCTTTAAAAATATAAAAGACAATTGGGGAAAAATTGACGGATTAGTTCACTGCCTAGCATTTGCAGGACGCGATGAATTGATTGGAGATTATAGTGCTACCACTTCAGAGGGTTTTGATAGGGCTCTTAATATAAGTGCGTATTCGTTAGCACCTTTATGTAAAGCAGCAAAACCACTTTTTAGTGATGGTGCTGGAGTTGTCTCATTAACTTATTTAGGTTCAGAAAGGGCGATTCCTAACTATAACGTGATGGGAGTTGCTAAAGCAGCTTTAGAAGCTTCAGTAAGATATCTTTCTGCAGAACTTGGTCCCGAAAAACAAGTCAGAGTTAACGCAATAAGTGCTGGGCCGATAAGAACACTTGCGAGTTCTGCTATAGGTGGCATTTTAGATATGATTCACAATGTTGAAGAAAAGGCACCTTTACGCAGAACAGTCACTCAAACAGAAGTAGGAAATACAGCTGCTTTTTTATTAAGTGATCTCTCTAGCGGCATTTCAGGCCAAACAATTTATGTTGATGCGGGTTACTGCATTAATGGAATGTAA
- a CDS encoding thioredoxin family protein: MVRTNSMVLELGFQLPNFEMLNANSLKNEYFNSHNLDNRHLLLMFICAHCPFVKYIENQIFTLSKEIENTVQTVAISSNDIVTHPSDSPKNLRLQAQTQGWSFPYLYDENQSFAKKLKAACTPDFYLFSNEGDGDFFLYYHGQLDDSRPGNNIPLSGKDLGSAVEDLNQDNSYPSNQMPSLGCNIKWTPGKEPSWFK; the protein is encoded by the coding sequence ATGGTAAGAACAAATTCTATGGTTTTGGAATTAGGTTTTCAATTACCGAATTTCGAAATGTTAAATGCTAATTCTTTAAAAAATGAATATTTTAATTCTCATAATCTAGATAATCGGCATTTACTTTTAATGTTTATTTGTGCCCATTGTCCATTTGTTAAATATATTGAGAATCAAATTTTCACCTTAAGTAAAGAAATTGAAAATACAGTTCAAACAGTTGCAATTTCTAGTAATGATATTGTTACTCATCCTTCAGATTCTCCTAAAAATTTGAGATTACAAGCACAAACACAGGGATGGAGTTTTCCTTATCTATATGATGAAAATCAAAGTTTTGCTAAGAAATTAAAAGCGGCTTGCACCCCAGATTTTTATCTTTTTTCAAATGAAGGAGATGGTGATTTTTTCTTGTATTATCATGGCCAATTAGACGATAGTAGACCAGGTAATAATATCCCTCTATCTGGAAAAGATTTGGGCTCTGCCGTAGAAGATTTGAATCAAGATAATTCTTATCCTTCAAATCAAATGCCTTCTTTAGGTTGCAATATAAAATGGACTCCTGGTAAAGAACCAAGTTGGTTTAAATGA
- a CDS encoding DegT/DnrJ/EryC1/StrS aminotransferase family protein gives MQIPPFTLERQFQEIGSEIESEVFKVLKGGQYIGGQEIAKFEESFSNLIGVENTIGCNSGTDALVLALRALDIGVGDEVITSSFSFFATAEAISAVGANPVLVDIDPETYLINTELIEQEINSNTKAIMPVHLFGNAVNMTLIKSLAKKYDLKVIEDCAQATCTMWETSKVGSIGDIGCFSFFPTKNLGAAGDGGAVTTSDQKIAKKIRELAVHGSPIRYHHTQIGYNSRLDTIQAAILNIKIKYISEWISNRQKIAKNYLDLLEKNPFISFPKINSDSISHSWNQFVIKLRNDKYFLNEDFSNLFDTDCKKYYSLRNLVKQQLFEKGINSIIYYPIPIHAQIAYKNKNFSRTKLINTERICTEVLSLPMFPEISYEEQVYVAENLNKVLKNCIEEIQISA, from the coding sequence ATGCAGATACCTCCATTTACTTTAGAAAGGCAGTTCCAAGAAATTGGCTCTGAAATTGAGAGTGAGGTTTTTAAAGTTTTAAAAGGGGGCCAGTATATTGGTGGACAAGAAATTGCCAAATTTGAGGAGAGTTTTTCAAATCTGATTGGTGTTGAAAATACTATTGGATGTAATAGTGGAACTGATGCTTTAGTCTTAGCTTTGCGCGCATTAGATATTGGTGTTGGTGATGAAGTTATTACCTCATCTTTTAGCTTTTTTGCAACTGCAGAGGCTATTAGTGCAGTTGGTGCTAATCCTGTTTTGGTAGATATAGATCCAGAAACTTATCTTATTAATACTGAACTAATAGAACAAGAAATAAATTCTAATACCAAAGCAATTATGCCAGTTCATCTATTTGGTAATGCAGTGAATATGACATTAATAAAATCTTTGGCCAAGAAATATGACTTAAAAGTAATCGAAGATTGTGCTCAGGCAACATGCACAATGTGGGAAACTTCCAAAGTTGGTAGTATCGGTGATATAGGCTGTTTTAGCTTTTTCCCTACTAAAAATTTAGGAGCTGCTGGAGATGGTGGAGCAGTAACAACTTCAGATCAGAAGATTGCAAAAAAAATTAGAGAACTGGCTGTTCATGGCAGCCCAATAAGATATCATCATACCCAAATTGGATACAACAGCAGACTTGATACCATTCAAGCTGCCATATTAAATATTAAAATTAAATATATTTCTGAGTGGATTAGTAATCGCCAAAAAATTGCTAAAAATTACCTTGATTTATTAGAAAAAAATCCCTTTATTAGTTTTCCAAAAATTAACTCTGATTCAATTTCCCATTCTTGGAATCAATTTGTAATCAAATTAAGAAACGATAAATATTTTTTAAATGAAGATTTTTCAAATTTATTTGATACTGATTGCAAAAAATACTATTCCTTAAGAAATTTAGTAAAACAACAACTTTTTGAAAAAGGTATTAATTCAATTATTTATTATCCAATTCCAATACACGCACAAATAGCTTACAAAAATAAAAATTTTTCTAGAACAAAACTCATTAATACAGAGAGAATTTGTACAGAAGTTCTTAGTCTTCCAATGTTTCCTGAAATTTCTTATGAAGAGCAAGTTTATGTAGCAGAAAATTTAAATAAAGTTTTAAAAAATTGTATAGAGGAAATTCAAATTTCAGCATAA
- a CDS encoding deoxyribodipyrimidine photo-lyase, translating to MNKPRILFWHRRDLRIFDNQALIKAFSLSNAITSTYIFDKNYPHDFNASSRAWFLGNSLQELGNNWKKMGSRLIMEEGDPVLIIPQLAKKIDAKFVFWNRSMEPYEINRDLKIKKNLEEQNIQVIETWDHLLVEPLKIFSGNNKPYSVYGPFYKNLKSKMDLLGPYEQDKVFFEFKDIDNKLKENKTINSSDSVLEKFIKNIKFPGSNICPCRPGENAAETLLENFINEKKIYSYNSARDFPSHNGTSFLSASLRFGTISIRKIWNATLNLNSDFTNQGNYLSIETWQKEIVWREFYQHCLFHFPELEKGPYRKKWDHFPWQNNNEWFQHWSHGETGVPIVDAAMRQLNSTGWMHNRCRMIVASFLVKDLICNWQMGEKKFMETLVDGDLAANNGGWQWSASSGMDPKPLRIFNPYTQAKKFDPICEYIKYWIPELSKVSNSELLNGEISNLEKNNYSSPIVNHNIQQRLFKSLYAEI from the coding sequence ATGAACAAACCTAGAATACTTTTTTGGCATAGAAGGGATTTAAGAATATTTGACAATCAAGCTTTAATCAAAGCATTTTCATTATCAAATGCTATTACTTCAACTTACATTTTTGATAAAAATTACCCACACGATTTCAATGCAAGTTCAAGAGCTTGGTTTCTAGGAAATTCGCTTCAAGAATTAGGAAATAATTGGAAAAAAATGGGTAGTAGATTAATCATGGAAGAAGGAGATCCTGTATTAATAATTCCTCAATTAGCAAAGAAAATAGATGCTAAATTTGTTTTTTGGAATAGATCAATGGAACCTTATGAGATTAATCGCGATTTAAAAATAAAAAAAAATTTAGAAGAACAAAATATTCAAGTTATTGAAACTTGGGATCACTTATTAGTAGAACCTTTAAAAATATTTTCCGGAAATAATAAACCTTATTCTGTTTATGGGCCTTTTTATAAAAACCTTAAATCAAAAATGGATTTATTAGGTCCATATGAACAAGATAAAGTTTTTTTTGAGTTTAAAGATATAGATAATAAACTCAAAGAAAATAAGACAATAAATTCATCTGATTCGGTTCTAGAGAAATTTATCAAAAATATCAAATTTCCTGGTTCGAATATTTGTCCATGTAGACCTGGAGAGAATGCTGCAGAAACATTATTAGAAAACTTCATTAACGAAAAAAAAATATATTCTTATAATTCTGCACGAGATTTTCCTTCCCATAATGGGACATCTTTTCTAAGTGCATCTCTCAGATTCGGCACCATTAGCATTAGAAAAATTTGGAACGCCACATTAAATTTAAATTCAGATTTTACAAATCAAGGAAATTACCTATCAATTGAAACTTGGCAAAAAGAAATTGTTTGGCGTGAATTTTATCAACATTGCTTATTTCATTTCCCAGAGCTAGAGAAAGGTCCATATAGAAAAAAATGGGATCACTTTCCATGGCAAAATAATAATGAATGGTTTCAGCATTGGAGCCACGGAGAGACCGGAGTACCTATAGTTGATGCTGCAATGCGTCAACTAAATAGTACTGGCTGGATGCATAACAGATGTAGGATGATAGTCGCTTCATTTCTGGTAAAAGATCTTATATGCAATTGGCAAATGGGCGAGAAAAAATTTATGGAAACTTTGGTTGATGGAGACTTAGCTGCAAATAATGGGGGATGGCAGTGGAGCGCCAGTAGCGGTATGGATCCAAAACCACTTAGAATATTTAATCCGTATACCCAAGCAAAAAAATTTGATCCTATTTGCGAATATATAAAATATTGGATTCCTGAATTATCTAAAGTGTCAAATTCAGAATTATTAAATGGGGAGATATCTAATTTAGAAAAAAATAATTATTCAAGCCCTATTGTCAATCACAACATACAACAAAGATTATTTAAATCACTTTATGCTGAAATTTGA
- a CDS encoding NUDIX hydrolase has translation MGNKNFVKRSIFKEKISELKSKKFSFEINRIELPNGHEGEYGYIKHPGAALAVPITKDNKVIILRQYRFAVSRYLLEFPAGTLEIGETPINSIQREIQEETGFSANKWDELGTLVPAPGYADEEIYLFLARDLSKPNSEVKGDLDEDIEVLILDPNELDNLISSGDEILDAKTVTAWFRAKQFLDKL, from the coding sequence ATGGGCAACAAAAATTTTGTAAAAAGATCCATTTTTAAAGAAAAAATATCTGAGTTAAAGTCAAAAAAATTTAGTTTCGAAATAAATAGAATTGAGCTTCCAAATGGACATGAAGGTGAATATGGATACATTAAGCATCCTGGGGCAGCATTAGCCGTACCTATTACAAAAGACAATAAAGTTATCATTCTTCGGCAATATAGATTTGCTGTTTCAAGGTATTTATTAGAATTTCCAGCGGGTACATTAGAAATAGGTGAAACACCTATTAATTCAATTCAAAGAGAAATACAAGAAGAGACTGGATTCAGTGCAAACAAATGGGATGAACTAGGAACTCTTGTCCCTGCTCCTGGTTATGCAGATGAAGAAATCTATTTATTTTTAGCTCGTGATTTGAGCAAACCAAATTCCGAGGTTAAAGGAGATTTAGATGAAGATATAGAAGTATTAATTTTAGATCCGAACGAACTAGATAATCTTATTTCTAGTGGGGATGAGATTCTTGACGCAAAAACTGTGACAGCTTGGTTTAGAGCTAAACAATTTTTAGATAAATTATGA